A single genomic interval of Mucilaginibacter robiniae harbors:
- a CDS encoding SDR family NAD(P)-dependent oxidoreductase has product MMKRKFAGKTVVVTGASAGLGRAIVREFAKQGASLALLARGTDGLNAAVKEVEALGGKAKAYPTA; this is encoded by the coding sequence ATGATGAAACGAAAATTCGCAGGCAAGACCGTAGTCGTGACGGGTGCCTCGGCCGGTTTGGGAAGAGCCATAGTGCGGGAATTTGCCAAACAAGGCGCTTCACTTGCGCTGCTGGCCAGGGGCACAGACGGGCTGAATGCCGCCGTGAAAGAAGTCGAAGCGCTGGGCGGTAAAGCCAAAGCCTATCCGACAGCCTGA